A stretch of Tripterygium wilfordii isolate XIE 37 chromosome 11, ASM1340144v1, whole genome shotgun sequence DNA encodes these proteins:
- the LOC120009694 gene encoding serine/threonine-protein kinase STY13, with translation MDMGSANGFYSNEFNLDTKWLIDPKQLFVGPKIGEGAHAKVYEGKYKNQNVAIKVVHRGETPEEIAKREGRFAREVAMLSRVQHKNLVKFIGACKEPVMVIVTELLLGGTLRKYLINMRPGRVEMHVAVGFALDIARAMECLHAHGIIHRDLKPENLILTADHKTVKLADFGLAREESLTEMMTAETGTYRWMAPELYSTVTLRHGEKKHYNHKVDAYSFAIVLWELIHNKLPFEGMSNLQAAYAAAFKNVRPSAENLPEDLAMIVTSCWQEDPNARPNFSQIIQMLLHHLTTISPPTHPVIPARVFSSENSVLPPESPGTSSLMPVRGDSAETTNTEMEDRPRGLLFCFKQCYY, from the exons atggatATGGGATCTGCAAATGGGTTTTACTCAAATGAGTTCAATTTGGATACAAAGTGGCTGATTGATCCTAAGCAACTTTTTGTTGGGCCAAAGATTGGAGAGGGTGCTCATGCTAAAGTTTATGAGGGAAA ATACAAGAATCAAAATGTTGCAATTAAAGTTGTTCACAGGGGAGAAACCCCAGAAGAGATTGCCAAGCGAGAAGGACGATTTGCAAGAGAGGTTGCAATGTTATCTAGGGTACAGCACAAAAATTTAGTGAAG TTTATTGGTGCTTGCAAGGAACCTGTTATGGTTATCGTCACTGAGCTTCTACTAGGTGGGACACTGCGTAAATACTTGATCAACATGAGGCCCGGGCGCGTGGAGATGCATGTTGCAGTTGGCTTTGCTCTTGATATTGCTCGTGCAATGGAATGTTTGCATGCGCACGGGATCATTCACCGTGACCTAAAGcctg AGAACTTGATCTTGACTGCAGACCACAAAACAGTGAAACTTGCAGACTTTGGTTTGGCCAGAGAGGAGTCATTAACAGAGATGATGACGGCTGAAACTGGGACATATCGTTGGATGGCACCAGAG cTTTACAGCACTGTAACATTGAGGCATGGGGAGAAAAAACATTACAATCACAAGGTTGATGCCTACAGTTTTGCAATTGTGTTGTGGGAGCTCATCCATAATAAGTTACCTTTTGAAGGCATGTCAAATCTGCAGGCAGCATACGCAGCTGCTTTTAAG AATGTGAGACCCAGTGCGGAGAACCTCCCGGAGGATTTGGCTATGATTGTCACATCATGTTGGCAAGAGGATCCAAATGCCCGACCCAACTTCAGCCAAATTATACAGATGCTTCTGCACCATCTCACCACCATCTCACCACCAACACATCCTGTTATTCCAGCTCGAGTATTCTCCTCCGAGAACTCTGTATTGCCGCCAGAGTCCCCTGGCACAAGTTCTTTGATGCCAGTAAGAGGCGATTCAGCGGAAACCACAAACACCGAGATGGAAGACAGGCCCAGAGGTCTCTTATTCTGCTTTAAACAATGTTACTATTGA